One part of the Melospiza melodia melodia isolate bMelMel2 chromosome 3, bMelMel2.pri, whole genome shotgun sequence genome encodes these proteins:
- the LOC134416236 gene encoding neuronal PAS domain-containing protein 4-like, which yields MTIFCSHCHRPLQAEMSCLPARAKQAPSAPRPFRSTKSASKARRDQINAELQALRSLLPISAQEKERLSYLHTMALVCLRLRGAQLFPPGLAPPTGPALGTELLSLLPGFLLVLSADSKLVYISENVAQVLGLSVVELLAQGDTVFDILDGRVGEDVHKKLLLAREEPGREVTFVSEMRTSKAFRLQHGGNRVVAVCGRFVALHWPPSPSTTAFLALCTPLVQSPTDGEAASQDDVFQSMHLLDMTFIDVTESVTYHLGYHREELVGQSWYSLLHPEDAEVAAAQHRALGECHTQEHVCCPLAPGPGYA from the exons ATGACCATCTTCTGCAGCCACTGCCACCGGCCACTGCAGGCAGAGATGAGCTGCCTGCCCGCCAGGGCCAAGCAGGCACCCAGCGCCCCGAGGCCCTTCAG GTCAACCAAGAGCGCTTCCAAGGCTCGCCGAGACCAGATCAATGCAGAGCTGCAGGCGCTGCGCTCCCTGCTGCCCATCTCTGCCCAGGAGAAGGAGCGGCTCTCCTACCTGCACACCATGGCCCTGGTGTGCCTCCGCCTGCGGGGggctcagctcttccctccaG GCTTGGCTCCTCCTACGGGACCCGCCCTTGGCACAGAGCTACTCTCCCTGCTCCCGGGGTTTCTGCTTGTGCTCTCAGCAGACAGCAAGCTGGTCTACATCTCAGAGAACGTGGCTCAGGTCCTGGGCCTCTCTGTG GTGGAGCTGCTCGCCCAGGGGGACACGGTCTTTGACATCCTGGATGGGCGAGTGGGAGAGGATGTGCACAAGAAGCTCCTCCTTGCCCGGGAGGAGCCTGGCAGGG AAGTCACTTTTGTCAGCGAAATGCGCACATCCAAGGCCTTCCGGCTGCAACATGGGGGCAATCGGGTGGTGGCAGTGTGCGGGCGCTTTGTGGCCCTGCACTGGCCACCCTCCCCCTCCACCACAGCCTTCCTGGCTCTCTGCACACCCCTTGTGCAGTCACCCACAGATGGCGAAGCTGCTTCCCAGGATGACGTGTTCCAGAGCATGCATCTCCTGGACATGACGTTTATTGATGTCACGGAGAG TGTCACCTACCACCTCGGCTACCACCGGGAGGAGCTGGTCGGTCAGTCGTGGTACAGCCTCCTGCACCCTGAGGACGCTGAGGtggcagctgcccagcacagggccctggGTGAGTGTCACACCCAGGAACATGTGTGCTGTCCCCTGGCTCCAGGGCCTGGTTATGCCTGA
- the LOC134416235 gene encoding LOW QUALITY PROTEIN: transmembrane protein 121-like (The sequence of the model RefSeq protein was modified relative to this genomic sequence to represent the inferred CDS: deleted 2 bases in 1 codon), producing MLLGPGMHDCATPAPSKAKKQEFRMVPPPPVSKPHVCLSTVLIMTSLVLMDAYLVEQSQGSRKLGICVMVAVGDICFLLVLRYVAIWVGAEVKTAKRGYAMILWFLYVFVLEIKVYFVYQNYKADRKSLDLIARKALTLLLSICIPALYVLLVATEHMEYVRTFKKKEDLRNRLFWVIVDMLDVLDIQANLWEPQKKGLPLWAEGIMFFYCYILLLVLPCVSLCEISMQGIGIVPHRMMLYPMLSMLTVNIATIFIRGSNMVFFRDARVSSIFMGKNMLAIGMKVCMFVQYQRHQHHAPPGPDPQHSTPAQPPSGLRKARDQPACPEELAQDNT from the exons ATGCTGCTGGGCCCAGGGATGCACGACTGCGCC ACGCCTGCTCCCTCAAAGGCCAAAAAGCAGGAGTTCAG gatggttcccccaCCACCTGTCAGCAAGCCCCATGTGTGCCTCTCCACAGTGCTCATCATGACCAGCCTCGTCCTCATGGATGCCTACCTggtggagcagagccagggctccAGGAAGCTGGGCATCTGTGTCATGGTGGCAGTGGGTGACATTTGCTTCCTGCTGGTGCTCCGCTACGTGGCTATCTGGGTTGGGGCAGAGGTAAAGACAGCCAAGCGAGGATACGCCATGATCCTCTGGTTCCTCTACGTCTTCGTTCTGGAGATCAAAGTCTACTTTGTATACCAGAATTACAAAGCTGACCGGAAAAGCTTGGATCTCATCGCCCGCAAAGCGCTGACCTTGCTGctctccatctgcatcccagCTCTTTACGTGCTCCTGGTGGCCACCGAGCACATGGAGTACGTCAGAACGTTCAAGAAGAAGGAGGATCTCCGCAACCGCCTCTTCTGGGTCATTGTGGACATGCTGGACGTGCTGGACATCCAGGCCAACCTGTGGGAGCCCCAGAAGAAAGGGCTGCCCCTCTGGGCTGAGGGCATCATGTTCTTCTACTGCTACATCCTGCTCCTGGTCCTTCCCTGCGTGTCCCTGTGCGAGATCAGCATGCAGGGCATCGGCATCGTGCCGCACCGCATGATGCTCTACCCCATGCTCAGCATGCTCACCGTCAACATCGCCACCATCTTCATCCGAGGCAGCAACATGGTCTTCTTCAGGGATGCCCGAGTCTCCAGCATCTTCATGGGCAAGAACATGCTGGCCATCGGCATGAAGGTCTGCATGTTCGTGCAGTACCAGCGGCACCAGCACCACGCGCCCCCGGGGCCGGACCCGCAGCACAGCACCCCGGCCCAGCCGCCCTCGGGGCTGCGCAAGGCCCGGGACCAGCCTGCCTGCCCCGAGGAGCTGGCCCAGGACAACACGTGA
- the RRP36 gene encoding ribosomal RNA processing protein 36 homolog: MRPGQAGHKEAPGIQQWPLEMSAKKPVPFLRQVVPVRKKVQRDPRFDDLSGEYKPDIFMKTYSFLDSIKQQEKEMVQKQLKKCRNVEQKEKLQRLLNRMTQQEQAQKKQQKLRERELSLKRQQRELAKQGKKPFFLKKSEKRKLELAEKYAELKRSGKLESFLNKKRKRNAIKDKRHLPSQKNL, translated from the exons atgagacctggacaggctgggcaCAAAGAAGCTCCTGGAATCCAGCAATG GCCACTGGAGATGTCAGCCAAGAAGCCTGTACCTTTCCTGCGACAAGTGGTCCCTGTTAGGAAGAAG GTCCAGAGAGACCCTCGATTTGATGACCTGTCTGGAGAGTATAAGCCTGACATATTTATGAAGACCTACAGCTTCCTGGACAGCATcaagcagcaggagaaggag ATGGTTCAGAAGCAGCTGAAGAAATGCCGGAATGTGGAGCAGAAGGAGAAACTCCAGCGGCTCCTGAACCGTATG ACACAGCAGGAACAGGCacagaaaaagcagcagaagTTGAGAGAGAGGGAGCTGTCTTTGAAAAGACAACAGAGGGAATTGGCCAAGCAGGGAAAGAAACCTTTCTTCCTAAAGAAAT ctgagaAGCGGAAATTGGAGCTAGCTGAGAAGTATGCAGAGCTGAAGAGGAGTGGAAAGCTGGAGAGCTTCCTGAACAAGAAGAGGAAGAGAAATGCCATCAAAGACAAGCGCCATCTGCCCTCACAGAAGAACTTGTGA